One genomic region from Methanobrevibacter oralis encodes:
- a CDS encoding phage major capsid protein, with product MLTKGNDSKVQNEVMAQIVADTSAKWMKFTRLLPKQEIEENSQYYTYMSQRVNIEEAIQSGVLGEAKDIAPGATLQELNIRKPISETISIDTIGGVLNVSAQMLDSNLISVNDMLQDVGILIGRSIERAAIDMIMNSSKVATYDFESGDDTGMTILKAQEKFKESAGSFTNLNSMAVSYKSLTTLKSDIFSSNRQVEPVELIKSYYVVDNIDILGTAVCDGGSEMGDKTYIGMNYINPGMKLLYSRTTGTTVAPLGPDGEMYDFYPLIEFMRKDIRDGLPMYTKLFILSSVWVLMNAPNRIIKGEFRA from the coding sequence ATGTTAACCAAAGGAAATGATTCTAAAGTACAAAATGAAGTAATGGCACAGATTGTTGCAGACACTTCAGCAAAATGGATGAAATTCACCAGATTGCTTCCAAAGCAAGAAATTGAAGAAAATAGTCAGTATTACACTTACATGTCTCAAAGAGTCAATATCGAGGAAGCTATTCAATCTGGCGTGCTTGGTGAGGCCAAAGATATTGCTCCTGGCGCAACCCTTCAGGAATTAAACATCAGAAAACCAATCAGTGAAACTATCTCCATTGATACTATTGGTGGGGTATTGAATGTTTCTGCTCAAATGTTGGATTCTAATTTAATCTCCGTTAATGACATGTTACAGGACGTGGGAATTCTTATAGGCAGAAGCATTGAAAGGGCAGCTATTGACATGATAATGAATTCATCCAAAGTAGCTACCTATGACTTTGAATCTGGTGATGATACTGGTATGACCATACTTAAAGCTCAGGAAAAATTCAAAGAATCAGCAGGAAGCTTTACCAACTTAAACTCAATGGCTGTTAGTTATAAATCATTAACAACCTTGAAATCAGATATATTCTCAAGCAACAGACAAGTCGAACCGGTAGAATTAATCAAAAGCTATTACGTTGTAGACAACATTGATATCTTAGGTACTGCTGTCTGTGATGGTGGTTCTGAAATGGGTGACAAAACTTACATCGGTATGAACTACATCAATCCTGGAATGAAATTGTTATACTCAAGGACTACAGGAACAACTGTTGCTCCTTTAGGACCTGACGGCGAGATGTATGATTTCTATCCATTGATTGAATTCATGAGAAAAGACATTCGTGATGGATTGCCAATGTACACAAAGCTATTCATACTTTCAAGCGTATGGGTGTTAATGAACGCACCAAATAGGATTATTAAAGGTGAATTTAGAGCATAG